The following nucleotide sequence is from Solea senegalensis isolate Sse05_10M linkage group LG19, IFAPA_SoseM_1, whole genome shotgun sequence.
ACGTGGCCACTGGGCACAGCGCACACCCCGCCTGCCatgtaaaggtactgttctcagtcggaAACGGGAGCCGCAGccctttaccgttccaaacgaTACCGTACtctaccaaaccaaactgtacttAACCGTTTTCACCTTAGTTAACTGTTTAGATTTGCAAACCAGTACTACTTCGGTTACACTTGTGCAATAAGCCCTACAACAATTGCGGCAATTAACGGCTAAAATGTGATATGATGCTGTTATGACATTGCTATTATAATGTATCTGTCCATTGCGTTTTGTACTCATGACACAATCCAGTTGTGCATACGTCAACACACATACTTGTTTTTAAGATTGTAAATGGGCTTGCACCTCTTTATTTAACCAAGCTATCGTATGTCCATACTCCATCCAGATCACTGCGGTCATCCAATCAagactataataataataatgagattaccaataatatatttaatttgtataGCATCCTTCACAGAAATAGAATCCTAAAAGTGCCTCAAAAGGGCCTTTGAGTAGTGGCCCCCAATCTACACAACAGCGAACGTCATGTCGTTGAGTTTGAGATTATTATGcaatatttgaatttaataaTAGGTTTAGcttttttaggtttatttttttctgtaaaagaaATTGCACAAGcttatattatttgtattttaagaaCGTTCAGAACTTTGGGTAAGTGGTGTTTGAAATATGCTATACCAAGATTGTAAATTTCTACTTTGACGTGAAGTGCAGCTAAAAATGTGATGGGTTTGGATTTGGCTGAACAATGTGGGAAAAGTTCTGAGCTTGAACTGAGCTTCCAGTTTACTCCAGTGATTAAGCACTTTGGTATTTTACACTGAGTTCACACAGAAACCTAGGATGATGGAATTTGGTCTTCAAATAAGTTTAGTTTTTGTCTCGCATTgtgtaaaatcatttttttttttagaagaaaaTCCATATGAAAactggtaaaaaacaaaacaaaaagaaaagatataaaatcacaaacaaatgaagaTTTAAGAACACTAGCTTCTTATAGCCATATGAAAATAGCATTAGATGGCATAGTTATCACAAACAATTCTTTTTATCCATCAGATCACATagtaaaacacataaaaaccaGTAACAGTTGCAAGCTGACACAAAGAACATACAAGAAAAGGCTTTTCAATAAGTTAATAGTATGACTGATTATGGAATCTTGGATAGTAAATGGCATCACCAGTCTTCTTCTGTCTGTTGTTTCTAATGGAAACatacaaaatctgttttttttgttccctgtaaattaaatgtcaaaaaatgtttgttgttgtccatTATTACAACAATCACAGTTTTTGTTCCCCCTTTTCTCCATTTAAACATTATAAAGTGCTGCAggaatgatttgtttttacacttCCAGTTCCCTCATTATGAAGTCAGCTTTTCTGTTTGAAATAAgatctgtgttttaaacacGTTTACTTATATAAGATTGAGTTTTTACTTAAAGTGAGTTAGAAAGGTAAATATATACAATAGTTTGTCTGCAATAATCCGTGGAAAACACATCATCGACACTTTACTGAGGGAACCAGGCTGATGTTAACTTTGGAGTTGGtctaaaaagtaaaatacaccATTCCTGCAACACTGTATTGTTAAAAGAGAGACGTCTCTCTatcaaagagagacagagggagacagacatgAGGACTGAGATGCATGACACCACATTGCACCACACACAAGGCATACAAACCTGACACAAGGACATTTCCACCTCATTCTTTTTAACCATGCAGCCAATCGTCACACGTGAACGTGTTTTCACCTTTTCTACAGAGTTAATCCACAGTAATGGtagagaaaacaataaataagaaacaTAAGCACACAGTTGGGAaacagttgtaaaaaaaaacatgacatctcGTGTTCAGAAAGCACCTTACTCTTTCTTTCCCCACAATCTTCTGCTCCCTAATTACATCTGTGTAATTCCAGTGTTTGCAATGAGTTAAATATACTTAAATATGGGTAAAAAATAGACAATCACTGTTTTTAATGAGATAATAAATGATATCAGACGTTGGTATAGTGAAACTACACGGCTTCATCTCCCCACCATAGTCATAACTGAGAGTTGAGTCACACATGGaaatatttggtttgttttagtCAGCATTATTTTGTCATTGCAGTCTATTGAACGATTGTCTTTTTGACAATCCAATTACAATACAACAGTTTATGTCACGACACAGAAGAgttatgtccatttttattttatatccagTCCAACTGCCAGTATCTCAAAATCGAGTCTTTTTTCAGTCGCAGACTTTGCCATTTAAACCCCACAGAGACTCTGTTTGTCCATATGCGAGTACGGTTTCCCTCTTTTTGATGTCATATCGTGGTTCCCAGTAGTTTTGAAATTGCACAAATATCCACAGTTCTACAGCGATGCAGTTTCAGTCCATGCAAGTGTTCTCTCTCTTTacggaaggaaaaaaaaggtccacattacatttatattccaTCACCTCACCATCCATGTACTCCATCCCGGTGTAATTACAGGTTCACCAGACAGTCATTAGTAGTGTTACTAAGGAGATCTCACAGGGCGAGCAAGttactgaatgaatgaatgaatgaatgaatgaatgaatgaatgaataaatacttGTATGAAGAGAGTCACTCTGCTTCACCACCGGATTAGCCACAAACACAACTCACCAAGTTCCTAGAGTGTTCCTGGGGAGGGGAAATGAGAAGGCACACTTCAAAGAACACATATGGCACAATTAAGAATTTCTATTTTCCTACATGTTCAGTGAACCCACCTgggtttattgtattttctacATTAGCATTGCTCTCATCGCCGCCTTGCTGATGCGTTTGCGAttcttcctcatctttctctttgtgtggtTTGGACGAGCTGGGGGTCTGGGGCCTGCTGGAGCCAAGGGTCGCTGTGTTGTGGTCGTTGAAGTCGTCGTGGTCGACGTTGTCGTCAACGTCGTTGTCTCTGTGGGAGCAGAATTTACACGTTAAAGGACATTAAAGAGTAAACgagcacattttatttaatcaccTCGTTTTAGTGTTTGTATCTGAATATAAAAGTGTTCATTACCtggtttctgtgttgttgtttgcagatgatgtttACCATGCTGGTAATGGTGACTATCTGTGGCCTTGTCTCTCTGCCTTTGCTCTTCTGTTCGtttcatctgctgctgtttcacgATCTCCTTCTCCTGGTCCAGGCTCTTATGGAGGCGCAACAACGcattcttctcctcctccagttttGACTCCTCAAGCTGTAATATCCTCTCTTGTGCTGGAGTCTCATTCTGTCTCCGTCTAGCCAGCTCTTGAGGCTCTGGATTTGGCTCTTTTGTTGGTCTGAACCTGTTCCTAACTCTCAGATCAATGGTTTCCTCTGTGGGGCTGAAATTGACTTGAGGGGTCTCAGAAACAGACTGTGAGCTTTTGTCTCTACTCCTGTTTCCCTCATTAACATTCCCCTCAGTATGGTTGAGCAGCAAATCATTCCCACCCTGGACCAACTTGTTCTTTACCTCATCAACAACATTATCCACAGAAGAAACTGTCTTGTTGCCATCTGAGGTCCAACTGTCCTTCCTCTCCACGTCGTCTGGACTCTCAGACTGGCCTTCATTCCCGTGGACTGTGCTGGAGTTCTGTGCCCAGTGTGGAGCAAAGAGAAAAGCCTCTCCAGACCGAGACATGTCCTCCCCAGGCAGAGTGTAGCCTTCTCGGGCCTGACTGAAGGTGTCTCCTCTGGGGCTCCAGTGCTGCTCTACGAGGTCCTCCAAGTGGGCCCTCTGGTTGTGTTTCAGCTCATCCCACTGATGGAGCTCATCCTTGGAGTGCATCTTGACCTTTTACAGCAAAGTAACGACAACTCAGTTCAGTTGAATGACTTTATCTCAacacactaaaaataaaaacatttagcaTGTGTGTTAGCGTTCACGCTGTACCTGTCCATGACCATGTTCCTGGCTGTGTGTCTGGTTTCGATGCTGGTGGTTGTGCTGTCTGCGTGAAGATTTCTTCTTCGGTGCAGAAGGACGTGGTGCAGGCTGACATCGGCACTCCACATGGTCCACCACTGACACCACTGCTTTGGCATAAGTGggtcttttatttatgtattcaatCTTCATCACCTGGAGAGGACgtgtcacagagtcacagaggaaaacattttgCAGCGTAACCAAACACAGAGCTCCATCTCTGGCATGCATATTTTTGGTGCGCGTAGCTTACCTGCAAGTATCTGATGTGCGTGACAAACGGGACACACTGCAGGCTCTTGGTGTTACAGCAGCCAGAGCAGCGCTGCACCTCCACGCAAGGCGGCCATAACAGGAAGTTTGCGTTGCTACGATCCAACATGGCCCTGGTGACTTCCACCACTTCTGTACGAACTTTGCACAGAGCCTGCTGGGCCGGCTGGGCATCTGAGggatgaaaatgtcaaaatgaaatacGAGTATAAGTACTTGTAGTAGTAGCAGTTAGTGTTAGTATCTGAATGAGTATAGTGTTCAATGCAGACTGTGCTATTAGGTAGATGTcgagctgctgtagaaacacgggCTTAAGATCACAGCCCCCAAAAAACAAGGCACTTggtttattctaaggctacaaaaaaacaaatacttttttatcttaaagcgattatacactgacacaaacatacttataggTAGTGGATTCAATAATAGACACTGAACCTTTAAGTATGTAATGATTAGAGCGGaatcattttgaataaatatctaattgtgattttttttgacaagaattgtgatatcagagggaatggtcattctGACATCATtactctcattttcatttcaaatgatgaCTGTGCAGATATGTGaggaaacaaagatgtttcttcagtctgtagaataagatgtgtatagatcaagacaaaaatgaatgtaaaacaatattttgacACGTATTTTGGCTTGTACAAATATTGCACCTTCTGCAATTTGAAAATATCTAAcgtcttcaacttaactcaagcaagacCAGTCGTCTCCAGCTAACCACAGAAGACAACTGAGCACAGACAGCGACAATAAATAACTATTCAGTAACTGTAGCACACAAGAAACACGCAGCAGGATTATGACATTAGTGAGATTAGAGTTGACATACAGAGACTTTTAGAAGATATTGGTCATAATTTAATGTAACACAGTCACCGTAGGGAATCCTGCAAATACACAAGACAGTTGTAGACTGATGTGTCGCCATTTAAACATCTGGTTTACTATAACAGCAGAATAAGAAGGCTGACGGATGACAGAGTGGGAGGGTTTTAGAGCGTCATTAAAACCATTACTGTCACATCAATCAACTCCGAGCACGGCTGCCCTATACTGAGAAGGATGGAGTGTGTGAACTTTCACAAGGAAAACCAGGAATTCTTCAAGCCAACACTACAACTTTGTGTGAAGGAAGTTAGGAAGGAAAGGGGGCTTAACTCACCAAGGCTCCTTGGTAGTCTGTGACCTCCATTGGCTGCAGAAGTCCCGTCCTCCTCATCTGAGACAAGACCattggaaataaaaatggatttgaCGTTTGATTATTGAGACGTTATGTAGCTGTATCTTTTACTCTGTGGCCTTTAGCGCCCCCTCTGCATGTGTGGACATATAACAAGAGCACAAGTTATAACACTATGCaggacaaaaaaggacaaatctaTTCATAAATTAGTAagtttattacatttctgtgtCATAATCTAAAGCAGGATTGATTACAAGCATGTGACAAATCAGTTCGACTACTTGTGCGTGGCAGAGAACTGGCAGGGTATTGCACAGATGTTATCATATTAATCACGTTAATGTTCATTTAGGGAAGTTTGTTGTTGCAGTTGttctttgttcatttgttctttggagtgagtgagtgagttaatgATAAGCGATTACTGTGATCGACGactgaacatgtttacagttGAATTTCATAAATTTCATGCACTCTGCAGAAGCGATAAAGGATAACGTTCTTCTGAATACTGAATACTAATAATCAGCGTCTTGATagtaatctctctctctctctctctctctctctctccgcacAGACACATCTGTCGAGAGTGTTTCATGTCTTCAGCAGACAGATGGAGTCTGAATCCGCAGGAAATTGaactgtaaacatgttcagtGATCAATCAGAATATTCAGTTGTCAGTAACTCACTCACTCGTGTGATGGAGGAGCCTGTGTTTGTGCATCTTCAGACACCTTCAGACTCATCCCTCCCTGATGTAAACATCCCACAACAATCTACATCTGAAATACTAtcagactgagggagcatttgtgtgtatacaccagcagcgcaggggtgggtggggccAAGGCACATTTAtgccatcaaactgctgaacaacagggatttttaagcagtagaattaacttctgaaacttttttgagttttcataCTTATGTTACCTATGTTTTTCcttaattctttattttttcacattttcatgatGTGTAATAAGTTAGTCTATTGGCATACATCACAGTTAAATCCTTATTACAGTCTTATCTTCACTCTGTTCACTCCCATTACATTATACGTTCCTGTGAGTACTTccttgtgtgttattttgtgtggtttatcgatctatctatctatctatctatcctatCTATGTCTCTGCTGCCATAAACCAACATTCACCAAATCACTCTCTGTGATCTAGAACTAACAGATCTAACCACCACAGATTTGGTATCCATGCACAAGAGTGTTGCTGAAGCAGAACAGAGTGCAACTGTGTTAGCGTCCATAATAAACTCTCAATCTAATTATAGATTGTAAAGTAACAATGAAAGTAGAGCGCTTTGATCTTTACCTACGGagtcagagagcagcagcagctgaaggtCCTCAATGGTGGAGATGGGGCTGTTTCTAACCAGCTCCACCAGGGCTGCAGGCAGAGGGTccccctgaaacacacacacacacacacacacacacacagggatacaTTACTTTGTACCATCTATTACATAAAAAAgacgacacacaaacactttgacAGCTTGAAGAGCTAGAATTGAAGTATTTAAGAGTTTTTTTCAACCAGTAACGGAAATGGTTGTGTTTATGTACGTATTCctgtgttgtactgagaacatagtataaaatactgtatatatttaaatatttgggaTGGGATAAAGTAGTCTAtaattgagttgtgtgtaatattGTAGGAATGAGGTGGTTACATGTGCATTTATActgcctactccttttcaaaGGTGACGAGATGTAAATCCAAATGTgttgaacatgtttgtttgaaataaactatctatctaatctaatctaatcccttgaataaattaaaacaatgttaATACGTCTTTAAGTGTTTCTAAGTGTGTAGATGCTTAACTGAGTCATAACAGGTGAAGAAAGTGTAAAACAAAGCAGTATTTCTTCCTTTTAAAACCCAAAAACTGACAACTCTCAAACTACATTTATCTATTATTGACTACATCTAATTGCATAAACCTCTCCGAGGCAGCGGAGGGTTTGTTGACTCCCATGACTCAAATTCAAACTGCTGACTGAGCCTTTCAGCGACAGATGGTGCACCCATTGTGTTTCAAATCAAGGATTATATCACTGTGTGGAAAAAATGGTAATTatattagctttttttttatatatatacttttatttaaagacattgGATTTATTGTGTCGCCAGGATATGTTTTTGAGCATTTTATTCAATATttccacaacaacaaccaacagCTCCTCATTGTCTTTGTATGGTCTGAATGTGGGTTTAAAcagacaccaccaccacctccacccccCGGCATTAAGCTGGGGGCACAGGAGTATTAGCCAAGGCGGACACACAATGGTCACTAAGAGCAGGGTGAATGACTATTGGCGTTGTCTTCTCATCTGCTAACATTTAGGGGTCAAAGGAGTCAGGAAGGAGTCAGGAAGTGGGGGAAGGAGTGATAtcgagaggagagaggagagaggtgcatctgaaaaagagaggagggatAATGGATGAATAAAAGACGGGTGGGTGAAATGGAGAAGGATCAGACGTGGGTCGACACACTTCCTCACATTGAATCAGTGTGTGGCTCATTTGCTTTGTCGCGTCACAGCGGGACAAACCAGCGACGCCGATCTCGACCGAGCACAGCAGCCAGTGGAAATACATGAGTTGTCTtcttaataaataaagattgtcGTTCTGTTATAGTGTAGAGTTCAGCCTCGTGTGTAATTCCATTCAGGTTGTGAAGAATATAATGAATCCCGGCAGGAAGCAAGGTTTGGCCAAAGGAAGTAGCCATCCAAGCATGAGCATGTATTCTCACCCTGCCCACACTGTAAGCCTCTGACTTTCCCCCATTGTTGCACAGAGTCAAATGATCCAGCAGGGAAATGCCTCCTCTCGTCCACTTACAtcgctgctgcagagctgccGATGCCCCTGAGGAGTCATCGTGATTATTTCCTCCCCATTCGCCAATGGAGCAAACCTGGCTGCCTGGCGAATTGTGTCCGATGTTAATTATAGGATGTGTGCCTTTGTTCACACTGGTGCCTGCTGTCATGACGATTTGTGTCTACGCGggaaatattaaataaacacgTTGGCTCTGATAAACAAAAGAGATGTAAATAGATTCACAAGTGCACAGACGGAATAATGTGAACACGCATCGATGATGTTTGTGGAACCATGAACGATTTTTGACACGTTAAATAAGACACCAAAAAATATTTACCGGATAACACGTGTCCCATAAATCAGAACTACACTAATAATTAACGcaatttttttgtgatttttgctGATAAATGTTACAGCaactgattgtttcagctccactCACACAAATGTCAAAGGTGGGACGCTCGTCTGCTGTCTAATGTCATCCTTCTTGACAGAAGATGATACCACTTAAACTAATTATTCCATTATTTCCTCGTGCTGAGAGTCGGGACAGAGTTTGAGAGTCtcagtttgtatgtttttaacgGTTAGATTAGGAATTGTGTGATGTTTATTATGATGTTAAGACTTTCTGCAGCATCACGTCCTTCAGAAGACACGCAGTGTAAAGTTCACCGCTCTAACCATGTCAGATACAGGGCTCGGACAGAATGACTTAAAACATTTACTGGGTCACAGATTTAAAACTAGATGGAGCATCGTCACATGACACCAGATAAATATTAACTACTATTTAATACGACACAAATGCAAGGATTAGGGCTGcgaataataattattttcaaaatcatccattaatcgagtacttgtgtGGTCTGtacaatgttgaaaaatgttctcGAA
It contains:
- the pdgfbb gene encoding hybrid signal transduction histidine kinase B isoform X1; protein product: MLGSKMSSWVQLLLVLLAACLRFGVAEGDPLPAALVELVRNSPISTIEDLQLLLLSDSVDEEDGTSAANGGHRLPRSLDAQPAQQALCKVRTEVVEVTRAMLDRSNANFLLWPPCVEVQRCSGCCNTKSLQCVPFVTHIRYLQVMKIEYINKRPTYAKAVVSVVDHVECRCQPAPRPSAPKKKSSRRQHNHQHRNQTHSQEHGHGQVKMHSKDELHQWDELKHNQRAHLEDLVEQHWSPRGDTFSQAREGYTLPGEDMSRSGEAFLFAPHWAQNSSTVHGNEGQSESPDDVERKDSWTSDGNKTVSSVDNVVDEVKNKLVQGGNDLLLNHTEGNVNEGNRSRDKSSQSVSETPQVNFSPTEETIDLRVRNRFRPTKEPNPEPQELARRRQNETPAQERILQLEESKLEEEKNALLRLHKSLDQEKEIVKQQQMKRTEEQRQRDKATDSHHYQHGKHHLQTTTQKPETTTLTTTSTTTTSTTTTQRPLAPAGPRPPARPNHTKRKMRKNRKRISKAAMRAMLM
- the pdgfbb gene encoding hybrid signal transduction histidine kinase B isoform X2 codes for the protein MLDRSNANFLLWPPCVEVQRCSGCCNTKSLQCVPFVTHIRYLQVMKIEYINKRPTYAKAVVSVVDHVECRCQPAPRPSAPKKKSSRRQHNHQHRNQTHSQEHGHGQVKMHSKDELHQWDELKHNQRAHLEDLVEQHWSPRGDTFSQAREGYTLPGEDMSRSGEAFLFAPHWAQNSSTVHGNEGQSESPDDVERKDSWTSDGNKTVSSVDNVVDEVKNKLVQGGNDLLLNHTEGNVNEGNRSRDKSSQSVSETPQVNFSPTEETIDLRVRNRFRPTKEPNPEPQELARRRQNETPAQERILQLEESKLEEEKNALLRLHKSLDQEKEIVKQQQMKRTEEQRQRDKATDSHHYQHGKHHLQTTTQKPETTTLTTTSTTTTSTTTTQRPLAPAGPRPPARPNHTKRKMRKNRKRISKAAMRAMLM